The genomic DNA AACAAGCTCATCAAAGCCAGCAAATGGCAGGAGCTCGATGAATACAAGCGCCATGTCATCGATCAGGGTTTGAACATTTTGCGCGCGCATGAAAATATCAAATGCGTTTTCACCACGCCCAAGCTGCTGGAAGCGTTGTGTGAGAAAATCAATCTGGTGAAATACGGCATTACCGGCATCTTCTGCGGCGGCACGGAGATGAATGCGCAGTTTCACCGTTTCGCGCGTGAAGAACTCGTGCCCGGCGTGGATTTCGTGCCGACTTACGGCAATACGCTGATGGGACTCGCCTGCCACAAGCCGTTCGATCCCAAAGACAATTACGCCATCACCTATTATCCGCCTGCGCCTCGCGCGGTGTTCGAAATCGTCGATCCCGATGATACGGGTAAACGCGTCGATTACGGCGAAACCGGGCGTGTGATGCTCACGACCTTGACGAAAGAATTCTTTATGCCGCGCTTTCTTGAACGTGATGAAGGCGAACGCGCCGCGCCGATCGAGCCGTATCCCTGGGACGGGGTCAGCAATTTGCGCCTGTTCTCGCGGTTTCAGGAATCCGTCGTGGTTGGCGTGTATTAAACCTGTGGAGGACGAATGGATTGGTGGATCGTTGGATTTATGCATCGTGATAATCCATCAATCCATTCACCCAACAATCCATCAGCCCAACGATCCAATTATCCATCTCTGAGATGAATACAATGCTTCACATTCCCCTCCTCCGCGCGGGCCGGCCTTACAAAAGCCTGGAAACGGCGCCGCTCAAGCATTTTCGCGATCACGAGCCGGTGGCCGTCGTCAGTCAAGCCAACACCGGCGTGATTGCCAAAGATTTGGCGCAAGCAGAAAGCCATCGTCGCCGCTTGCAAGAAATTCCCATCAAAGAATTGCTGAACATCTGCAGCCGCGCCGCAGATTTTTTCATGAATGCTGAATTGCCGCTTGACGGCGTTTCGCAAAGTCCGCAGGATTATGTGCTGCAATTGTCCTCCACCACGGGCATGCCGCATGTGCTTTGCCGCAACAACATGGAAAAAATCCGGCGCGTGCTGGCGGAAATGCCGGAGATTCTGCACGGGCTCATGCACGGCCTCGATCTCGAGATTCTGGACTCCGGCTGGGTCGTGAAAAACGAAAGCTTGCTGAGTTTTTTCTGCCAGGCCAATGCGCTCGGCGCAATTTTGCCCAGCAACTCACCGGGCGTGCATTCGCTATGGCTGCCTGCGATTCCGCTGAAAGTTCCGCTCGTGCTCAAACCCGGCCGTGAAGAACCCTGGACGCCTTATCGCGTAGCACAGGCGTTCATTGCCGCAGGTTGCCCGGCAGAGGCATTCAACTATTATCCTTCTGCTCATTCCGGCGCGACCGAAATTCTGCTGCGCTGCAACCGGTCGATGTTTTTCGGAGATCAAAGCAGTGTGCGCGCCTGGGCCAAAGACCCGCGCGTGGAGATTCACGGACCCGGTTGGAGCAAAATCATCATTGCCGAAGATCAAATTTCGCGCTGGGAAGAATATCTCGAGGTGATGGTAACCTCGATCGCTGCCAATGGCGGGCGGTCGTGCTTGAATGCTTCCGGCATTTGGGTTCCGTCGCATGGCCGCGAAATTGCCGAGGTGTTGGCGCAGCGCTTGGCCGCCATCGAAGCGCGGGCGATGGATGATCCTCAGGCACAGATTTCCGCCTTCACCAACAGGAAATTCGCGCAGCGCATCAACGACATGATCGAGCAACAGCTTCATGTTGCCGGCGCTGAGGATTTGACCGCGAAATACCGCGGCGGCAAACGCCTGGTGGAAAAAGACGGCTGCACGTTTTTGCTGCCGACTGTGGTATGGTGTGAAGATGCCGAACATCCGCTGGCAAACGTGGAATTTTTGTTTCCCTTTGCCAGCGTGGTGCAAGCGCCGCAAAACGAATTGCTCTCACGCATCGGAACGACTTTGGTGTTGACGGCGATAACAGAAAACGAGGCATTCACGCGCGCGCTTTTTTCCTCGCCCAATGTCGATCGCCTCAACATCGGACCGATTCCAACGAACAAAATTCTTTGGGATCAACCGCACGAAGGCAATTTGTTCGAGCATCTTTATCGCCAGCGCGCCTTGCAGTTGATGGTGAAAGCGTGAAGGGAATTTGTTCGGGCATTTGTATCGGCGCAGGGCATTTCAGGTGAATAAAGTATGACGAAAAGGTTTCGCAAGGTGTGCTTGCTTTTGGGGCAAGAGTCATATATTTTTGATTCGTCAGCCTTATTGAGGTGCAGCCTTGATCTGCAAACACTAGATAGGGCCACGAATGGCAAATTGGCAACGTTTTAAACCAACTGATTTTGAATACGACTTTGATCGTGATGAACTGGCGGCGCATCGTGTGACGTTCGAGGAAGCTGTTGAATGTTTTTTCTCCGGCTTTGAGGTGCGCCGTAACAAGTCCTATCGTGACCGCTATCAACTCGTAGGAAGGACATTCGGAGGACGCAGACTAAAAATTATCTTTCAACTCAAGCCCAAGAACGTTGTTCGTATCATTACGGGATGGCCGATATGAGAGGTAAACGTAAGCATAAAACTTTATCTGCAAACGAGATTGACAAGATCGTCGTGGCGCAAGCAGATGACGACGCTGCATGGGAAAAACCCGTGCGCGTTCGCAGAGCCAAACCGGCCCCTTTGTCCCTGCCTTCGGAATTGGCTTTGCGCGCTGCCTTTGTTGCTCGCCTTCATCGGGAAACCAATGTCAATGACTGGCTGAAACGAATCATCCAAGAACGAATTGATCTGGAAGAAGCCGCGTTTGCGGGATTGAAGAGAGACTTGGCTGAAAAGAATGGCGCATGATCCGCCGTTCCCTTTGCCAGCGTGGTACAAGCGCCGCAGAATGAATTGCTCTCGCGTATCGGAAACACTTTGGTATTGACCGCGATTACGGAAGAGGAAACGTTCACCCGCGCGCTTTTCTCCTCGCCGAATGTCGATCGTCTCAACATCGGGCCAATTCCGACCAATAAAATTCTTTGGGATCAGCCGCACGAAGGCAACCTGTTCGAGCATCTTTACCGCTAGCGCGCCTTGCAGTTGCTGGTGAAAGCGTGAAACTATGACGAGCAGAGTTCGCACGATTTCGGCTTGCTTTTTGGCGAGAATCTTAAATTTTTGACTCGTCGTCAGATTTGAGCTGTAGCCTTGACCGCAAAAAATCGACAGGGCCACGCATGGTCGCCTGGCAACGTTCTCGACCGGCTGATTTTGAATACGATTATGAGAAGAAAGCGCAAGAACAAAATCCTGTCCGAGAGGGCAATCGACGAAATCGTCGTGACACAAGCAGACGATGACTCTGCATGGGAGAAACCTCTGCGTGTTCGCCGAGCCCGACCGGCCTCTTTTCGACTCTCTGCAGAACTGACTGCGCGTGCCGCCTTTTTTTGCCCAACTGCATCGAGATGCCCACATGTATAATTGGTTGCAACGATTTTTTTTTTCGAGAGCGTATCAATTTGGAAGGAGCTGCATTTGCAGAATTGAAGAGGGATTGGGTGGCGAAAAATGGAGATTGACTCAAATTTGTCTGACCGTCTAAGGCGAGATCTTCAATTATACCCGTCTTCGCGCATTGACTACCATTACTGATGGACGAAGGGTTCATTCAATCACTCTTCGTTTTTTCGAAAGTAGATGGAGCCATTTAAGACCAACAAAATTTTTTTGGAATCAACCACACGAAAGCAATTTGTTCGAGCATCTGTACCGGTGGAGGGCGTTTCAAAAGAAGAATTGAGACAACGCGGGGTTGCTAAAGCGAATTTTCGATTTGACAATGAGGTTAGAAAATGCTATTCTTTTGCAAAACAAGCAAGGCTCATTGCGAGTGACTTCAGCATCATGATGAACAAAGGCGAATCTTTTTGACGCTGTCGGAGTGATCGTTAATTTGTCCTCAAAAAACAACAAGCCATATATAAATAAACGACCCTTGTTTTTGAGCCGCAATCTGAGGGCTGCTATAGTGCCACGTGCCCGATTTTGCCAGAGCTGATTATGGAAGGCGATACCATTAAAAAAGCTATCGCTAACGCTTCGGATGAGCTGGCGGCAATTATTGAGTCCTACGAGGATCTCTGTCGCTCTTTGTCGGCAGAAATGGCGGTGAATGCGCCGATGTCGGCTGAAACCTTGATTCCGGTTGGATGAGGCAAGTTGGCCGTGATTTAATAAATCTTTTATGAAATATAGTGATGTGGCGCAGAAGCCGAGAACGCTGGGCTGCGAAGAAATCTCTTGATGAGTTGATGATGTCAACATTAAAATTTTTCTGGAGGCTTAAAATGTTTAAGCAACAAATCTCGATTAGCCCGCTACTCATTTTAGTGAGCGCCGTTTTAATTTTTTCATGTGTAAAGAAAGAGAAAATTGAAATAGGTGCAGTGCTTCCTTTGACAGGTTCAGCTGCAGTCTGGGGACAAAATGCTAAAATGGGACTGGATATTGCGTTAAAAGAAATAAATGAATCAGGTGGTATCTTAGGATCGATGATGAGTTTAGCATATGAAGATAGTGAATCCGATCCAACCAAAGCCGTTTCTGCTTTACAAAAGCTCATAAATATTAACAAAATTCAGGTTGTTGTTGGTGACATTGCCAGTTCATCAGTTCTCGCAATGGCGCCGGTTGCTGAAGGTCAACAAGTAGTTTTGCTTTCACCCGGAGCTTCTAATCCAGACATCACAAATGCAGGCAACTTTATTTTTCGTAACTGGCAATCAGACGCGCTTGAGGGACAAGTTGACGCTGATTTTGCATATAGTACACGTGGATATCGAAAGATGGCTGTCTTATATGTGAACAACGCCTATGGTGGTGGATTAAGAACAGTCTTTGAAGAATTTTTTAAAAAGCTTGGTGGTCAGATTGTTGCTAGTGAAGGCTTTGAACAAAGTTCGACCGATCTAAGATCGCAGATAAGCCGAATTGCCGCAGCTAAACCGGATGCAGTTTTTATGCCGGGCTATCCTCCTGAGATGGGCGCTGCTTTGAAACAGGCTAAAGAGATGGGATTGAAATTCCAAATTCTATCAGTCCAAGCTTTTGATGATCCTCAAATTCTGCAAATTGCAGGTGACGCTGCTGAAGGAGTTATTTTTTCGGTGCCAAAACCACCAGACACATCAGACACTGTGGTTTCTAACTTCATGCGAAAATACAAACAAACTTATAACAAGGAACCTGGTGTATGTAGTGATACTGGCTATGATGCACTCAGAATTATTGCTTGGGCCATGAACAGTGGCGCAAGGTCGAGTCAAGAGATAAAAGATCAATTATTAAAATTGAAGGATTTTTCTGGCGCAGCAGGAAGCACGACATTTGATGAAAATGGAGATGTACTTAAGCCTTTTATATTTAAAAAGGTGGAGAACGGCAAGTTTGTCTCACTATAAATCTCAAAAAATAAGATAAGCGTGGAGGGATTTATGGAAGACGATTTTTTTTTAAAATCATTTTTGCGTCCATCGAAATCGCTTCCTTTTACTATAACTGTGGTTTTTCTTTTTTTGTTAGGTGCGGTAAGTAATTTGTCTCAGTTGATAGGCATACCCACCTCAATTGGGGCATGGCTGTTGATTGTTTTGATTATTACCTCTCTCTTATGGGGGATATTTAATCAGCGTACGACTTTATTTCCTATGATGCGTCTAACAGATCGAGAGGCGGTATTATCTACAATACAGGATGTCATTGCTACTTCTAACAAAGTTGTTTTCATCGGCAAATTTGAACCTGAACTATTCCAATTGCTTTGGACTAACTATCAAATCCGTCTCAAAACTACAAAAAAGCTTAATATTGATATTTATAACTACGATTCGCACATTTATTTTGATAGGCAACATCAGAATGTCGCTACTCAACTCGTTGAATGGGATTCTTCTGAAGACCCTGTAAACCATTGGTGTTTAGCAAATACACAGATTGTTAACTTAGTTATCGGCAAATCACGACATCATCAACGTTTTATCACGTATTTTGATAGCCCTGATGGGGGTATTAACGGTATATTGGTTAATCGAGGAGTAGCTTTAAGTGATGATGCTATTAGTGGAATGGGGTTTTCCTGTCGAGTGAATATGCTTGAGCAAGGCAAAGAACTCCATGGCACGATATTTGACATGAGAAGGTTTTGGGAACCTTTAAAAAAGGGATGGATACATCCTGTATTTCCTCCAACTAACTCGAAGGAGGTTAGAAAGGAATGGAGAAAAGCAATTTTGGAATGGTTTAATGAAAAGGCACTTCATTTTTTGTCCGGAGGAGGGAAAATTACAATTACTTGGAAAATTACCGAACATAGTCTAACAGATGCAAAGGCTTTTACCGAATGGATTGAATGGCAAAAGAATAGTGTTTACATAGAAGTGGAAAGATATCTGCTCATTGACAAAGCTAAATGCAGACAAAATGCTACATACAGAGAAATTGTTAACGAAATTTTGAATACTTATTTTCCTTTATCTGGAAACGATCGATATAAATACTATTTTATCAACAGTACTTCGCTGGATAGTTATCTATGTGAAGATTTTGCACTGTTTACTTTACCTGATGGTAGAATACTCGCTCAAGATGCAGAAAAGGATGGAATCGGCGATGATGAAATTATTCGAATCTATTTTACCCAAGCCCTTTCAACTATTTCAAAAAATCGCGATCGATTCCAAGCATTAACTAGTTTTTCTAAACCAACTAGCCTTGACAGATTTCTTGCTTAATCGTGAAGGAGAATCTGATGAACTATAGAATTGTTGAAAAATGGAAAGAAATTGACCCCAATCAATGGAACGATTGGCGTTGGCAGTTACAAAACGCGATTCGTTCTATTGATCAGTTGATTGATATTGTTGATGATTTTTCCATAGAAAAGCCCACTTGGAAACAAAGA from Cytophagia bacterium CHB2 includes the following:
- a CDS encoding phenylacetate--CoA ligase codes for the protein NKLIKASKWQELDEYKRHVIDQGLNILRAHENIKCVFTTPKLLEALCEKINLVKYGITGIFCGGTEMNAQFHRFAREELVPGVDFVPTYGNTLMGLACHKPFDPKDNYAITYYPPAPRAVFEIVDPDDTGKRVDYGETGRVMLTTLTKEFFMPRFLERDEGERAAPIEPYPWDGVSNLRLFSRFQESVVVGVY
- a CDS encoding aldehyde dehydrogenase family protein, translating into MLHIPLLRAGRPYKSLETAPLKHFRDHEPVAVVSQANTGVIAKDLAQAESHRRRLQEIPIKELLNICSRAADFFMNAELPLDGVSQSPQDYVLQLSSTTGMPHVLCRNNMEKIRRVLAEMPEILHGLMHGLDLEILDSGWVVKNESLLSFFCQANALGAILPSNSPGVHSLWLPAIPLKVPLVLKPGREEPWTPYRVAQAFIAAGCPAEAFNYYPSAHSGATEILLRCNRSMFFGDQSSVRAWAKDPRVEIHGPGWSKIIIAEDQISRWEEYLEVMVTSIAANGGRSCLNASGIWVPSHGREIAEVLAQRLAAIEARAMDDPQAQISAFTNRKFAQRINDMIEQQLHVAGAEDLTAKYRGGKRLVEKDGCTFLLPTVVWCEDAEHPLANVEFLFPFASVVQAPQNELLSRIGTTLVLTAITENEAFTRALFSSPNVDRLNIGPIPTNKILWDQPHEGNLFEHLYRQRALQLMVKA